DNA sequence from the Malus sylvestris chromosome 10, drMalSylv7.2, whole genome shotgun sequence genome:
CGATCCGTGGACGCAGGAGCACGCCGTCACAGCGCTGTTTAACCTCTCACTGCACGAATCGAACAAGGCAATAATCACCAATGCCGGAGCTATAAAGTCGTTAGTGTACGTCCTCAAGACCGGGACGGAGACCTCGAAGCAAAACGCCGCCTGTGCGCTGCTGAGCTTGGCGCTAATTGAAGAGAACAAGGGCTCAATCGGAGCATGCGGCGCGATTCCGCCCCTGGTTTCCCTGTTAATAAGTGGATCGATGAGGGGCAAAAAGGACGCATTGACGACTCTGTACAAGCTCTGCTCGATAAAGCCCAACAAAGAGAGGGCGGTGAGCGCCGGAGCTGTGAAGCCGCTAGTGGCGCTGGTGGCGGAGCAGGGGACGGGCCTGGCGGAGAAGGCGATGGTGGTGCTAAGTAGCTTGGCAGGAGTTGAGGAGGGAAAGGAGGCTATTGTGGAGGAAGGTGGGCTGGCAGCGCTTGTGGAGGCGATTGAGGATGGGTCGGTGAAAGGAAAGGAGTTTGCGGTGTTGACACTGTTGCAGCTGTGCACTGAGAGTGTGAGGAACAGAGGGTTGCTTGTGAGGGAAGGAGGGATTCCGCCGTTGGTTGCGCTTTCGCAGACTGGGAGTGTTAAAGCTAAGCACAAGGTATCTTGATTATTTCATTAGTTGGATATTGTTACGACAATCTTTACTTAAATTGCATTACATATGCATGTTTAAGTGTTAAATTGTTTATAATCGTATAGATGAAATGGTGCGAATGTTGTTCAAATTGAAGATGGTTGATTTTGTAGACATTAGCCTATACCGAAACCCCATCCTGTAgtttagattagattagaatatcgctcgaataaaagaaaaaagattgttCATTTCAAATTGGCAGCTGATGCTTTTAGTTGAAGGAACTATACAATGAAATGCGAATTTTCATGCATTTGGATGTTGCATGATGTTGATGTTCGATCATATTGTTAGTGGAGCTCGCTTGCTTGGTTTATAATGGGGGTTTGGTTGTTTTTGCAGGCTGAAACGCTTCTTGGGTACTTGAGAGAACCGAGACAAGAAGCGTCCTCTTCGGCTCTTTAGAGGAGCCAAGGGAGGTACTTTCACTACTCAGAGAGGAAAAGCTACTGTGTGTCTGTGTATGGTTTTTGAGTAGTGTTCGGTTGCACTTGTATATGGAAGTGTTGGTGTTTTCATGGTTTGTTGTAACTTTGTACAGTGTGGCTGAGAAGCTAGGAAGAAGGATATGATATGGTTGTAGGAACAAGGGAGAGAGATTAGAGGAAGCTAGTGAGCAAGAGACTACTGACTTCTTAGTAGTTTAGATGTATGAATTTAACTAGGTTTTTTGGTTGGGTATTTTCTTTCCCtcttttccctcttttttttctacCATTGACTTGGTTTTTTTGTAGGGGTGGAATACTTGTTTGCCTTGTGGTGGTTTTGGGTCATTTGGATCCTTGTGTTTTGTTTGCGTAAACCCGAATTTTGCTAAAAGGGTTTTACCGATTATCCGGTTGTAGTATCAACTGTTTGGAAACGTATCACCTCTGTTCTTTCCTTATTGATTGTGTTCTGAGTTCTGTATGATGGGAATTCATACGTTGAACATGTTGGAGATTGTGGGAGGGCGACGCTAAGGTGACAGTTTTCCAAACCAATCATGTAAGTTAAAGCACGAAGTGACGCGTATGTTTGCGATACCGTTACCCTTaggcttctttatttcatacAAATCTCTCCCCAACTTGTGGTGCTGTGATCTGGACCCATTATCCGTTGTCCGGTGGATGATGATGATCTTTATTCGTTGCGTAGTAGAGAATGCAACTTTAATCCTTTATTCTCCACACCTTTAGTCAATTATCTCGGCCGACctggattgtttgccctccctCATCCCATCTTCTTATGGTTTTTTGTTATCATGGTTAGGttacattaatattttatattctcattactttttatcttattatttttataaaaaaattaatataaaatattgacgtggtttaattgtgattacaaaaataaaaagagatgaGAAAGGTATGAGATAGGGATGGCAGATAATTCAGCTTCTATCTCGGCTACCAAACAGCAAGCGATACAACGGCCGTTTGGGAGCAGTATTTTATTGGGAAATGCAACGTATTAAAGTAGCAGGTGAGCTGCAATGTGCGGCATGAGAGATTTGTGTGATCGTCATACGAGATGGTATACTATTTGTCATGATATAAATAATGagatatatatgttaaaaaattaataacttaaaaatataatttttcactacttacataaaaatatGTAGTATATTATCCGTGTTTTCGTCGCACTTAAAAATTTCTCGTGCTTCACCATCACCTCTCTCTCTGCCTCACCACCACCTGTCCCACTGCATGCAATGGCCAAAATTGTGCTGCTGGTGCAGTGCAccgcagtgtgtgtgtatatgtatattaatatactttttttttttcagagaaTGAGATTCTTTTCGGATCATTTTTATGAGGATCTAGatatttttaaattgtatatGTTTATCATACATTGTACGGtcaatttttttcaagtattatttatatttaattttaaataaaaatatttaaaataatttctgatcgcatgatatacgataaacgaacaCGATTTGAGAATATCTAGATCCGGAGATCATCCTCATTCTTTTTCAAATTGATGATATATTGTGGTTTGTCGATACGTAGTAAATAAATGATGCATTAGCTGGCGGAGGAGGAGCAGTATTGTTTTTTGTCCCGCTGTTTGTTTGGATTGGATGGTTGCAATTTGCATTTCTTACTCGATTGCATGGTCTGTCGGTGCGTACTTTCTGACAACCCTTTTTGGGCGTCACAAGTTTTTACAGGTAGAAAAAGTGTTTGCTGTTATTCCTCAACCAGTATGCATCAAATATGGGGAGGGCATAACTTATTCCTCAACCAATATGCATCAAGGATGGGAGAAAATAACTTAGTTGCAATCGAGTTGTCATTGTAGTACTATCAAGTCATGCATTGTTGTGTATTTTAACTTTATTCTGCGACCGTGCTTGATTTGTATGGAATATTGCTACCTTAGGTCATGGTTTCACCCTTTGCAAAAAAATAATGGATTTTTGTCGGCAGTGGGAGAATAAGAGCGTTGGATGTGTGGACATACGAAAAAAGATAGATTAAGATCGAAGATATTCGAAGTAAAGTAAGAGTGACCACAatgaagataagatgagagaaacTCGATTAAAGTGGTTTGGATACAACTCAAAATCTACAAATGCTCCGGTTAGAAAATTCGAGTATAGGACGGAGGGTTAGGGTAAAAAGGGTAGATGAAGACCTATGAATACTTAGAAAGATACTTTAAGAAAAGATATAAAGTACTTGAGCTAATGGAAGACTTGACACAAAATCGAGCACAATAATGTTTTATGATTCATACAGCTAAAttcacttagtgggataaagTTTGATTGTGTAAGAGCATAGGGTATAATGAAGGGAGCGGATGTGAATGCTTCTATAGAAAGTCCTTGTGCTCATAATTGCGATTAAagacgttgaaattttaataaatACTTGAAAGGATATATGGAAAAGCATATATTGGTATTTTAGAAAGCAGTTACAGGTGCTTTTTCAATCTATAAATACTAACAAATGGAAACTATAGAAAACTAAAACATGATGGGCCATATTATTAAGGAGATAACGTGACATGTACGTATCAATTATCACACAATGCGCCATCAAAGTATAAGGATCTGAAATATGGTCATTCCAAAGTAATTCCTCAGCAAAAGTCTAAAGACTTAACACGATCTAGACATATTATTCTTCAAGTTTAGCTTTGCCTTGGTGTCCTTGGGAGCAAATAGCTTGGGTCTGAAGCCTTTCTGCAGTAACTTCTCAACCTCTTCAAACCGCATTCCTTTGGTTTCAGGGACTAGGAAGTAAATGAATATGAGTCCAACGAGAGAAAACCCGGCAAAGAGGAGAAATGTTCCGGCCGAACCCAGCGCTTTTGTGAATGTCAAGTATGCTTCACTAACTATGGGATTGGCTAGTTTGAAACTGGAGCGACTCCTCCGCCAGTCCCTCTGTATCTCAGCGGGTATATCTTCAAGCTCATGATCCATGGTACGGTTCCCCTTCAGGGCGCATACATTGTAATGTACAATCCCCATAGTATCACTGCAAATATTCCAATTTTACTAGGGCAACCTTTGCTGTACCATGTCCTGTGTTCTCCACGACATGTTCTGTTTAACATAAGCAACATCAATACCAAGTTATATGCGACACTTTCCGTTGTAAGATCTTATGTTAGACTTTGAATTTGAACATTTGATTGGTGTCGTCTGTTATTGAGTCGGTGCATGTAGATTCACAATCTGACAATATAAGCATTTACGTCACTAATAGCAATTGTGTTACATACAAGCTAGCTATTATGATTATATCACCTCTATGTAAAGCCATCTTAGAGACTCTGGAAGTGACAACATCAATATGAACTGAACAAGGGCTGGAACTCCGGCGACTCCAAGCATCCAACGCCAGGTTCCTTGAGCTTGGTGAAGGTGACACTGATAAGGTCTGACAAGAATTGTCCTCTCGTACATAACATACCATTGCTGCTAACAAGACGCCCCTGACTCTAATATGTAGAGGGGTGCGGTCATAGAAGCCATTCCAACTCCCAAACCAACTATAATTCTCCCAATTGCGATCATCCACTTAGCTGGAGCTGCGCCCATAACTATTGCCCCAACGAAGAACACCACGTCCGTgattaggattgactttttcCCGCCAAGTGTGTCGTTCATCCATTCACCAACAGCAGCTTCAATGATGGCGCAGCAACTACCATGCTCACTATGGTCTCCTGCAGCCATGTTTTCTTGCCAACTTCGCAAAAGTCCTCCGAATTTATGGCAATGCCCCGGAGATCACACATGCAGCACCACACCACCACCAACAAAACATACAATTAATTAGTACCAAAGAAAATTAGTCCTTTGAATAAATTAATTGTTCGTGTTAAGATACCATTGGTTACCTGTATCATATCCAAAAAGGAGGCCTCCGATGACAGCAGAGAGCGCGAGGTGCATAATGTCCGGCGTCCTCCAACACTCTGTGAACTCAGTTTTACTAGAAGGTGGGGCTCCTCCTTgaccattttcttctttttttatccATTGCATCACTATACCTACTGCATTTACTGGTTTATATGTTTCATTTCTATATGCATTCCATGTGTTAATTATATAAGATGGccatgtagttttgataaataATATGCAGACGCATGCAGCAAACCTAAATCATACAAACATGCATTTTTTTTGGCAGTAAGATGTGTTTGGGTTAAAAACTGAACTTTAGGCCCAAGGATAGagtcggcccaaaaggaggcctggaGGAATAGAAGATCGAAGCCCAGCCGAGACCTGGGAAGGcaggaaagggccttttctgacttgatacaattcacaaaagccacttgcctacctacccaaggacgaccaagtggtgtagactgatcagactgcacagcccataaagtactttatggtggcattacatgtaataaagctgatgagtcatcaccctcagaccgcattcgggcaaagctgttgCTACAGGAGCTAAACCGagtagtctataaaaggaggaagagaagacaggaataaagacactcaaacaaacaaacaaaagcacaaactctgctcaaaaagccagatttgcctttcaaaacgaagctgtagtcagcccaagctttCATCCCCCTCGGGATAATATTTTCTCCTaaactttgtaatagctctgctaccttgttcaaacttgttgtagtatcgattcacccttttgtattctcctttcccctctccacctaagctttcagacctttgatagaaccacaaagatagggacctgcaagacgatcagccttaattgataaggtttaatcttgcccgacctgctttgttatgtctttgtcttttctttctttaaagtctagcGATATGTTGTATGTTtttagttatatgcaagttgtttctagcaaaaccacgatgacaaagctttctcaaCACTTAGGATCTGATTTAAATATATCTTCAATGCTTAAattagatccaagtcctaagcccgcaggcatgtaaatctgattagtttaaaagtccttggcctcaaggcataaaaaagaactttatgtggacttaacccatccacgacaatccttgataaacgagaagtccgaagttacttggggcgcaagtaatcgacctaccttctagttttctttctattatatcatgattatcatagaacgcttaagcatgggATGGACTCTAATGGAAatcctcaaggcctacacctaaggccccacaaaggcatccatttggattcattctattcAGCGATCTTAAGAGTCTAAgcataagaatgaactctgatgggaagcctcaaggcctacacctaaggccccacaaaggcacccatttgggttcgttctattccttggattcgggtaatcagaaatataatggTTAGAAGACTCCTACAATCACAAGAATACATATGATGCGTTCGAGTACTGGTTTAGTTAtgtatgggaagcctcaaggcctacatttaaggccccacaaaggcacctgttataactaaacaCGGTTTAttggatacatatatatatatatatatatacaatgaaagaacgacaaccattttacatctgccatactaaagatggcagtggcatgcctgagcacctaaatgttaaccttgattgtgagcctcaaggcctatacctaaggccccacaaaggcacctctcaaagttaactctgtccttctctttcagccttgcccgaagagccttgcccgaagagtcttgcccgacgagacttgcccgtcgagacttgcccgacaacgcccagaaacgaagcagaagcccgacagcagccctcaaccggcgccaacctccaggggagctgtgtgctcgtcggccaggaaacatccccagcggaaattcctgccacgaacatagttttggcacgcccggtgggatagaACGAATCAGAAGATAGAGAAACGGATATGCCAGAAGACTTGCAGAACACGTTATTCCAAATGTTGCAACGCTTGGAGAAAGCCTCCACGAGCTCTAGAAGTGATATTGATGTAGTTCCTCCCAGAGgaaaaaaacgtaaaaacaaccAGCCAGACGGGATGGACGTGATAATCAACCCTGCATGTCCCTTTCCAGAGGCCCCTATAAATATGCTGAATATAACATGGGCGGAGAAGGGAAAAAGGAAGATtacaagggaagaagaagaaagactggCCAAGAAACCTTCGGAGAAAATAAACAAACTACCCGTGTATCCAAAGGCTGCCATAATCAAGGGGATGGTTATGTGCAGTAAATGCCAGTGTGAGTGTGAGCTCGAGATTCCTTCGGCTGGAGTCCTCATTGATCACGAGTTAatcaggaggaaggaagaagatgcaAGAAGAGAGGCCCGCGAGAGAAGTAAGCAGACAACAAGGAAGGACACCTCCCGAAGTGTTTTTCAACGCTTAGGAGGTGATTCCCAGCCCAAGGCTTTGTCAGAAGtgtttcgaaaccatgaagctTCTGACGAGGCAGAAAAAATGGAGGCCACAATCCAAAGAGGTGCAAATCATCCTCAGAATGGCCAGATGAGGAGGGAAGTCAAGAGAACTGATGGGATAGCTAATCCCGACAGAAAAAGGAATTCTGCCCACCTCGGGCGGAAATGGTATGTAGTCGGAAAGAACGGACAGCCTACCAAACCAATGGGAGCCTCTATGATCAGGagggttcaaaggcagcacaaGGCCTACATGAATTCCTTAAAAACCCTCACTACCTCTGAAACTTCAAAAACTCAAAAGATGGAAAGAGCAACATCTGGAGGTAGTAGCCAGCTCCATTGGCGAAATAAGAAGGAGGTAGAGAAAGCCAACATCAAAGCAGAAGGGGTGGGGGATCATGTGCCGCAGAGCCAACATCCTGGGAAGTATAGGATCTTGagaagagctcaagaagatcCGATCATGGTACCAACTCCTGGATGAAAGCCGGAGCCTATTCACATGGGAACCGTTGCAAGACCACTGCCATTGGTGGATCCCTTTGGTGAAGTTCCAAAACAAACGCTGTACGAGGGCATGGGTCAACTACAACAGAAGGGGATACCAGAACCTCTGCTCCCAGCCGATGCGTTAGCCTGGTTAGATGAATTCATGGACCATATTGGGAGCAAGAAGGAGGATGTACTCGAGCCCAGTAATTTCCACATCAACATGGCGTATATATTATCCGCCACTTTTGGTGCCAGACCTGATCAACCTACTATTATGGAGGGTGATTACTTAACAACATAGCCAATGATGGCACAAGTCAATGTGGATATAGCGGAAGAAGAAGACTTGGGCAAAGCTGAGCCCTCAGAAACATCCAAAGGTGGTCCTTTAAGGATTTACACAAATGAGATGGTGTTTAGCCGTCCGAGTATTTCGTTGGCCAACCATCTGAAGCCTATATATGTTTCAGCTCACCTAGAAGGTGTGCCCTTCAAAagaattttgattgatggaggaGCAGCGGTTAACGTGTTACCGgccaagcagatgaggaagatgGGGAGAGGTACAGAAGATCTTATTCCCACGGACCTTACGGTCTCTAGCTTCTCAGGTGCCATCACTAAGACTCATGGCATATTACCTTTGGAGGTGGACTTGGGATCCAAAAAGATAatgctggcattctttgtggtggactgcacCTCCACTTACGGAGCCTTActtggaagagattggatccatcaaagtttagccataccttccactcttcatcaacaagtggcgGTATATCATGAGGCGGGTGTTGAAGGACCATgcttttgggagatggtagaggccgaaACACGGCCGTTCCTCCACTCGGCCAATGTTGCGGAAGCAggtttctacaatcccaacgtaGGAATCTTGAAATGTTCAGGAGCTGATaagaacggccgccctaccaaggtgacggcccaaaagcttttggaacaaggaatgctccttactaAGGAGGAGTGGATAGACCCTGTCTCATACCAATTTccctacaccatcaatgactgaacaaaagaagaaagatcaggtcatggcagtcagatccctgattaaaaggCTGTTGGTATATGGGAAAGGAAGAAGACAAGAGAGGGAGCAGGAAGAGCAAGAATGGCAGGAAGAAGCTTCGACCAGCCAGCATGAAAATGAAGAGGAATCTTGCAGTGAAGAACTGGATAAGGCTATTCAGATGGCCGAGTGCATATGTGATCTAGATGggccagacgacttgcctgagAGCCCAGAATTGGTCGAATTTTTATGTGCAGAACCTGATAAACCATCACCCGAAGTTCAGGATCCttt
Encoded proteins:
- the LOC126586577 gene encoding U-box domain-containing protein 4; protein product: MVSLEDSHSGSNHHFPPHTRNFYSPSSTKIHRQTGRSMRTIRSSIYQDDHSRTSFAAERSPFVSENLTDSVVDMRLGELALRTHSSAAKSASSDEEYLQLSQAFSDFSACSSDISGELQRLASLPSPENGPTSESAEAAPEPEPCQGFLQRENFSTEIIESISPEDLQPTVKICVDGLQSPSLAVKQSAAAKLRLLAKNRADNRALIGESGAVPALIPLLRCSDPWTQEHAVTALFNLSLHESNKAIITNAGAIKSLVYVLKTGTETSKQNAACALLSLALIEENKGSIGACGAIPPLVSLLISGSMRGKKDALTTLYKLCSIKPNKERAVSAGAVKPLVALVAEQGTGLAEKAMVVLSSLAGVEEGKEAIVEEGGLAALVEAIEDGSVKGKEFAVLTLLQLCTESVRNRGLLVREGGIPPLVALSQTGSVKAKHKAETLLGYLREPRQEASSSAL